The stretch of DNA TCTTACGGCAATTTTGATTACCTCTTCCGGCTTTTCTTTGAGCATGTCTTTAAGAGTTTTTTCTTTCAAATGTCCAAAGTAACCGGTGTGTTTGTAGTAGATTTTCTGATTGAGCTTTTTACCGCTGGCGTAAATTTTTTCTGCGTTTACAACAACGACGAAATCTCCACCATCAACGTGAGGTGTGTAGGTAGGTTTATGCTTGCCTATGAGAATCTTTGCGATTTCAGAGGCAAGTCTTCCAAGTGTTTTTCCAGTAGCGTCAACAACGTACCAGTCTCTTTTAACCTCTTCCTTCTTCTGCATGAAGGTTTTCATTCTGAATCCTCCGGTAGTTGGCGTTTTTGGCTAAAACGCCGAAAATGTAGCGGGCAGGTGGAATTTACTATACTGCAGATGTTTTGTCAAGTTTTATGTCTATTTACATCCGTGAATCTTTAAAATCTTTTCTATAATCTTTGAAGTGGATATGTCGTAAGCAAACTCTATCCTTTCAACTTTTTT from Desulfurobacterium indicum encodes:
- the rplM gene encoding 50S ribosomal protein L13 — encoded protein: MKTFMQKKEEVKRDWYVVDATGKTLGRLASEIAKILIGKHKPTYTPHVDGGDFVVVVNAEKIYASGKKLNQKIYYKHTGYFGHLKEKTLKDMLKEKPEEVIKIAVRGMLPKNKLRDKRMKRLKVYAGPNHPHAAQNPKPLEF